TCTGTCACGATTCTGGTTCGGCTGGTGGGGCGTAAAGCTCATTGCAATCTTCAACGTCCTGGCTTGCATCGGATGGTCTTCCGTCAACTCGATCGTCGGCGCACAGCTCATCCATACGGTCAACAACGACGTCCCAGGTTTCGCTGGCGTACTCATCATCGCCTTCTGCACAATGATCGTGTGCTTCTTCGGGTACAAAGTCGTGCACGCCTACGAGTTCTACTCCTGGATCCCTTCATTCATCATCTTCGTGATCGTGCTCGGCGTCTTCGCGCATAGCGGAGACTTTGTCAACATTCCCTGGGAGACCGGAACCTCTGAAATGGGCAATGTACTCTCTTTCGGTGCAACCGTCTACGGCTTCGCAACAGGCTGGACCTCATACGCCGCCGACTATACGTCTACCGACCATCAACCCAATCGCGCAAGAGAGTCTTCTTCTGGACCTGGCTCGGCTTGATCGTCCCCCTCCTCTTCACTGAACCAGTGTCCGCATCAACCAACGCCTGTTGATTGAGGGTTGCAACTTTGGTTGGCATTGAGGGCCTCAACCAATCAACCAACCATTGCGGATTAATCAATCCTCAACTGGCTATCATAGGCAACTTAGTTGAGCAGTTGACAGGCATTATATAGTCGTGTTGTTAGTGAATCTTTGATATTGCATGTGATTCTCAGGGCTTATTTTAGCAAAAGACCCAAACACTAAGCGTCATTTCCCCGCAAAACCGTTGTCAATCAGATATCGCAGATTAGATCGCAGGCATCTGTTGGCTGGAGCTGACTCCGACCCGCGCGGCCCTTCCTCGGAAGCTGCACCTCCAAACCTTGCGGCACTCCGGAGAAGAGCCTTCAGGAGACTCAGGATTTACAACCATATTGTCGACCTTATTATGCCACAACCAACACACCAATATGGCTTCACAGACTCGCAAAAGCAAGCGCCAACATAGTCAAATCGAACCTAAAACTCCTAGGCCTAGACCTACGACATAGGCTACGCGATCGAAGCGACTACGAAAATCCTAATCTATGCTACCCTTCGCGAACAAAAACCCCAGAAACACCACCTCCTACGCAGCCGACACTATCGCAATCGAGCGCTAACGAGACACTAAACACACAGACCGAAGATAGCGAGCAATCGGAGGCTAGCGACGATACTAGCGACACCGAGCCGGCTAcggtcgtagccttagaGCGATACCACTTCGACATTGATCATACGCGTCTAAAGGGCGATAAGATCGTGCTGCGCTTCCGTAACAAAAGAAACACCTTCGGCAACAAGATATCGTTTATCTTTAAGTATAGACTCGAGGTATAGAAGCTCGAGTACGGTAAGGCGAAGGGTAGATACTAGCTCTACCGGTACTACTACGAGGACAATACGACGCGACAGTTATAGGCTTGTCGCtcgactactagctatatagatCACCTCCTTTCGAAACACGGCATCTTACCGTCACGTACGACGGCGACGACGAAGCGACCGATAGTAGACGAGACCGCGATCGCCGCCTACCTCGAGAAACTCGACCCTTTCGCCGCCGAGCAGTTTTTGACCGACTTTATCAACTAGATCGTCCGCGACGACATTACCTTCGAATAGGCGGCAAGCGACAACCTCCGAAAGGTCATACTCGGCGGTAGCCTAGCGGTGAAATATCTACTACCGGCGGCTCGAATAGTATTAATATAGCTTAAGTAGGCCTATCGCGAACGACGGCCGGACCTCGTAAAACAGTTCGAGCGCGTCGCCAAAGTCTACCTTAGTATAGATATCTAGGCAATAAGTAACGATCTATCGCTACTCGCCGTCGTAGCGTACTTTATCGACGCGAATAGGCAGTTTAAGATAGCGTTACTCGGATTGCGACCGGTCGGCGGACATTATAATAGAGTTAATATTACGACCGTGGCGCGGTAGGTAATAAACGACTTCAATCTAGACGGTAAGATAGGCGCCTTCGTTATAGACAATACGGATAATAACGATACGGCGATTCGAGCGCTCGCTGCCTCGCTCTAGTAGCCTATCGACGAACACGAGCAGCGACTACGATGCCTCGGACATATAATCAACCTCGTCGTCCGCGCTCTATTGTTCGACGACGGACTTAAGCGACTCGAAGACGAGTTACGTAAAGTAGGTAAGTAGAAACACTCGGATTGCGCCCGTGAAGCCAGCGTTACGATACCCCTTACAAAACCCCTAATACACTTCTTAATCGTTCAAAACTGCCCTTAGATCTATCGGCTAATAAGAGGCCTAAGAACTGCTTCAACTCACGAGGCTAATACGAAGATTCGCGCTTAAAACGCGTCTACAACCTGATCAAAACAATACTCCTCGGTCGCAATCTAACTGTTTCTCGTAGGTGACGACGAGTCCTTCACCTTATAGCGTAAGGCCGGCGCGATTAGTAAACTTCACAACCTCGTCACCTATATCTATCGCTCCGAGGTACGAATCGAGACGTTTAACGAAGCATAGCGCGACGAATAGACCTCTCTCTATCACAATTACCTTCGCTTGATCCGCGACGGCGGAGTGAGGTAGAATAGCACGCTAGCTATAATAAGACGCGCTCTTAAGCTTTAAGGAGCGATCGACCGATACTATAGGAGGTAGACGCGTAGCGACGGCCGAGACGAACAGAACTACTCTATTAAAGACGACACGCTTAATGCGGACGATTAGGAAGAATTAAGATACTTTGAAGAGCTATTACTACCGTTCGAGTAGGCCACGAAGCGTGTCGAAGGTAACGTAACGTCCGGTACGTACGGCGTAGTATAGGAAGTCctacctattatagacttcttGTTCCTTACGCTTAAGCCTCGTTCGAAGGAAGTCGAGTCTTATAGCGACTTATTTACCGACAGATATCGCTACTGTCTTAACTATAGGTTCGTAAAGCTAAAGGACTACTATAATCTAAGCGATAGGTCACGAATCTACCGCGCCGTAATCGCCCTATATCCGTACTATCGATACACCTACTTCGAACAAGTATAGACTGATATTGGCGCCGCTGAAATTAGTAGGGCTAAGCAGACAGTCCATGACCTCTACGCCGAGCTACTCGAAGAACTATCTCACGAGCTAACGATAGAACCATTACGTCCACCTCTATCGCTACGCGAACAACAAGACTTCGACGAAGACTAGACTACTATATTTAAGGACTTCACTTCACGTATCGTTTAGCAGCCGGCCGTCTAGCATCGCCGCAAGCGACAACGGCAAGAGACTGAGCTAGAGCGATATCTTAAGGACGAGATCAATATTGTCAAGTATAGCGACGACAACAAGGTGTTGAAGGACTATTATCTCAAGCGGCCGCTCGACTAGTAGCGAGATCGAGGTGAAGCACTATATCCAACAGTCGCTCAGCTGGCTTATCGTCTATTCGTAGTACCTGGCATGTCGACTCAATGTGAGCGTGTTTTCTCTTACGGCAAGAAGGTGGTGATAGACGAGCGATATAATATCAAGGCGGACACGATAGAGGCTTCATTGACCCTCAAAGATTGGCTAATGAACGACTTAGTAGACGGCAAAGCCATGTGGACGACACTAGCTGAGGTGAATGAGAAACAGGCTCAGAAAGAGGCTGAAGAAAGAGCTATATCAGAGGCAGCAGAGATATCACATGAATAACAACAACATTCACCTTAATCAACCCTGCAACCAGTCAACTAGTTGGCTCTGAGGCCTCAACCAATCAACCAACGCGCCAGTGAGCTCAATCGATCAACTGGCCTATAGGCAACTTCAAGGGTTGGTTGGTTGATGCGGACACTGCACTGAACTGCTCGCCATCGCAGTCATGAGCGCAACAGCCGGCAACGGCGGTGACAACCGCTACCAAGCCGGCTACGACGCCTCCGGCACGGGAGGACTCCTCGGCGCCATCCTAATCTACCACCTTGGCACGTTCGGCAAGTTCTGCCTGGTGATCCTCGCACTCAGCATCATCGCCAACAACTGCCCGAACATCTACTCAGTCGCATTGACCGTCCAAGTCCTCTCCCGCTACACGTTGATGGTACCACGCTTCATCTGGACCGCCATCGGCACTGGTGTGTACATCGCCATCGCCATCCCAGGCTACTCCCATTTTGAAACTGTCCTGGAGAACTTCATGAACTTCATCGGCTACTGGCTCGCCATCTACGAAGGCATCTCACTGACAGATCACTTTGTCTTCAAGCGTGGCTTCGGCGGCTACCAGCCTGAGCACTACGATCAGCCGGATAAGCTACCACCAGGCATCGCTGCTGTTGCGGCGTTTTGCGGTGGCGTGGCTGGAATGGTGACTGGCATGTCGCAGTCGTGGTTTGTGGGGCCTATTGCGCTGCATGCGGGTAAGGCGCCGCTTGGAGGTGATGTGGGGTTTGAGCTTGAGTTCGCGTTTGCTGCTACGTCTTATCTGGTCTTTAGACCGATTGAGTTGAAGTATTTTGGGAGGTAGTCATGGATATGCGGAAATGGATCCGATGGGAAATGTTATGATTATAATGTAGTGCGCTTTCAAGACCTGTTTAAGACAACAGCCTCAAGTCTCCCGCCGACCGAGTCCATGAGCTATGAAACTGCGACC
This genomic window from Fulvia fulva chromosome 4, complete sequence contains:
- a CDS encoding Purine-cytosine permease fcyB — its product is MAYEYEYDVEKNRSVAGDVHNASSERSSQEKKRPSMGYEDGAVPGESFEVGNGLYAKIQRLAGRFHVEQRGIERVPEDERTGTGFKALLNVSTIWLSANMVVSSFAIGILAKSLFYLAVADAMLVCLFFNLIGITPVCYFSCFGPNFGLRQMVLSRFWFGWWGVKLIAIFNVLACIGWSSVNSIVGAQLIHTVNNDVPGFAGVLIIAFCTMIVCFFGYKVVHAYEFYSWIPSFIIFVIVLGVFAHSGDFVNIPWETGTSEMGNVLSFGATVYGFATGWTSYAADYTSTDHQPNRARESSSGPGSA
- a CDS encoding Purine-cytosine permease fcyB; amino-acid sequence: MSATAGNGGDNRYQAGYDASGTGGLLGAILIYHLGTFGKFCLVILALSIIANNCPNIYSVALTVQVLSRYTLMVPRFIWTAIGTGVYIAIAIPGYSHFETVLENFMNFIGYWLAIYEGISLTDHFVFKRGFGGYQPEHYDQPDKLPPGIAAVAAFCGGVAGMVTGMSQSWFVGPIALHAGKAPLGGDVGFELEFAFAATSYLVFRPIELKYFGR